One window of Oscillibacter hominis genomic DNA carries:
- a CDS encoding DUF3842 family protein: protein MRNKILVIDGQGGKLGRSLIEAIRVRCPEAEITAVGTNGLATSAMSKAKPDHIATGENAVMVCCRTAELIVGPIGIVIADSLLGEITPAMAVAVGQSPGEKLLLPVGSRCSKLVVGAEDLPVSALVEQAAELVLEKLN from the coding sequence ATGCGAAATAAGATTTTAGTCATTGACGGCCAGGGCGGGAAGTTGGGCCGCAGCCTCATCGAGGCCATCCGAGTCCGCTGCCCGGAGGCGGAGATCACTGCCGTGGGCACCAACGGCCTGGCCACTTCCGCCATGTCCAAGGCTAAGCCGGATCACATAGCCACCGGAGAAAACGCGGTGATGGTATGCTGCCGGACGGCAGAGCTGATCGTCGGCCCCATCGGCATCGTCATCGCCGACTCCCTCCTTGGGGAGATCACCCCCGCAATGGCCGTGGCCGTGGGCCAAAGCCCCGGGGAAAAGCTCCTGTTGCCGGTGGGAAGCCGGTGCAGCAAGCTGGTGGTAGGCGCGGAGGACCTGCCGGTCTCCGCCCTGGTGGAACAGGCGGCGGAACTGGTTTTGGAAAAACTGAACTAA
- a CDS encoding MBL fold metallo-hydrolase, whose translation MYELIQAGERTYYVDSPSKVGIFRTEDNTVCLIDSGSDKDGAKKVLRHLEANDWKVRSVLCTHSHADHTGGAALLRQRTGCRVFAPGVDLDFTRHPVLEPSFLYGGYPAAALRNKFLMAQPCDAEELTEQVLPEGLELLRLDGHSFSMAAFRTEDDVWFLADSVASEAVLKKYHIPFLYDVEGYLRGLDEVERLTGRLFIPSHAPAVEDIRPLAQANRAKVREILSVLKELSAHGAAFEELLKGLFDRYGLTMDWNQYVLVGSTVRSCLSFLLDRGMVETRFADNRLVWQAAEK comes from the coding sequence GTGTATGAACTGATCCAGGCTGGCGAGCGCACCTACTATGTGGACAGCCCATCCAAGGTGGGCATCTTCCGGACGGAGGACAATACCGTCTGCCTCATAGACAGCGGCAGCGACAAGGACGGGGCCAAAAAGGTCCTGCGTCATCTGGAGGCCAACGATTGGAAGGTGCGATCGGTGCTGTGCACCCACTCCCATGCCGACCACACCGGCGGCGCCGCGCTGCTGCGCCAGCGCACCGGCTGCCGAGTCTTTGCGCCCGGCGTGGACCTGGACTTCACCCGCCACCCGGTGCTGGAGCCCTCCTTCCTCTACGGGGGCTATCCCGCGGCCGCGCTGCGGAACAAGTTCCTGATGGCCCAGCCCTGTGACGCGGAGGAGCTGACGGAGCAGGTGCTGCCGGAGGGCCTGGAGCTGCTGCGCCTGGACGGACACTCCTTCTCCATGGCGGCCTTCCGGACAGAGGACGACGTGTGGTTCCTGGCCGACAGCGTGGCCAGTGAGGCGGTGCTGAAAAAATATCACATCCCATTTCTCTATGATGTGGAGGGATATCTCAGGGGGCTGGATGAGGTGGAGCGCCTTACAGGGAGGCTGTTTATTCCATCCCACGCCCCGGCGGTGGAGGACATCCGCCCCCTGGCCCAGGCGAACCGGGCCAAGGTACGGGAGATTCTGAGCGTCCTCAAGGAACTGAGCGCCCATGGGGCGGCGTTTGAAGAACTGCTGAAGGGCCTGTTCGACCGGTACGGCCTCACCATGGACTGGAACCAGTATGTGCTGGTGGGGAGCACGGTGCGCTCCTGCCTGAGCTTCTTATTGGATCGGGGCATGGTGGAGACGCGGTTCGCAGACAACCGGCTGGTGTGGCAGGCAGCTGAAAAATAG